A genomic segment from Wolbachia endosymbiont of Ctenocephalides felis wCfeF encodes:
- a CDS encoding DNA-binding protein HRL53 gives MSKEDIVKQLKEDCSCQNINITKSDLGKIHDAFIKIIKDELDREGEIRLHGVGTFSTAISREKQCRNPQSGEIMTVPKKTRVKFKASKTLLTVLNEKEKAVVS, from the coding sequence ATGAGTAAAGAAGATATAGTAAAACAATTAAAAGAAGATTGTTCTTGTCAGAATATAAATATAACGAAATCTGACTTGGGCAAGATTCATGATGCGTTTATAAAAATAATAAAAGATGAGCTAGATAGAGAAGGTGAAATACGTCTACATGGAGTAGGTACATTCTCTACTGCTATAAGTCGGGAGAAACAATGTCGTAATCCTCAGAGTGGTGAGATCATGACTGTCCCTAAAAAGACAAGAGTGAAATTTAAAGCGAGCAAGACTCTTTTAACTGTTTTGAATGAAAAGGAAAAAGCAGTAGTTAGTTAG
- a CDS encoding Pyridoxine 5'-phosphate synthase, translating to MKAAEIAIGAGADFITVHLREDRRHIKDEDVFNLKKNIETELNLEIAATEEMLGIAKKVKPYSINIVPEKRKELTTEGGLDIISMYSKLSSIIEEMHSIGIKVSLFINPNINQLKYLEELERKPDIIEIHTGDYCDNPSEEKLQSITNAAGYINKLGIECHAGHGITYTHAKRIKEIPHISALNIGHSLISEAIFYGLHSVVKTMKTIISN from the coding sequence TTGAAAGCAGCAGAAATAGCTATTGGTGCAGGAGCAGATTTTATCACCGTACACTTACGAGAAGACAGAAGACATATTAAAGATGAAGATGTGTTTAACCTGAAAAAAAACATCGAAACTGAGCTAAACCTTGAAATTGCAGCTACAGAAGAAATGCTTGGAATAGCAAAAAAGGTAAAACCTTATTCGATTAATATAGTACCAGAAAAAAGAAAAGAATTAACAACAGAAGGTGGCTTGGATATAATTAGCATGTATAGCAAACTCTCTAGTATAATAGAGGAGATGCATAGCATTGGTATAAAGGTTTCACTGTTTATCAATCCAAATATCAATCAACTAAAATATCTTGAAGAGCTAGAGAGAAAGCCTGATATAATAGAAATTCATACAGGAGATTACTGCGATAATCCATCAGAGGAAAAATTACAATCAATTACTAATGCTGCAGGATATATCAATAAATTAGGAATAGAATGCCACGCAGGACATGGCATAACCTATACACACGCTAAAAGAATAAAAGAAATACCTCACATCTCAGCTCTCAATATAGGCCACTCTTTAATCAGCGAAGCTATATTTTACGGCTTACACAGCGTAGTAAAAACAATGAAAACGATAATCTCTAACTAA
- a CDS encoding Carbamoyl-phosphate synthase large chain translates to MVAHKSNKNSHIQERLVTLPKLEVVIIIMPKRTDIESILVIGAGPIIIGQACEFDYSGTQSCKVLKSEGYRVILVNSNPATIMTDPEFSDATYIEPILPEIIEKIIIKEKPNAILPTMGGQTALNCAMKLADDGILDTYNVKLIGVNREAIKKAEDRELFRQSMDKIGLKYPKSIIIKNQGQIKKALDYIGLPAIIRSSFTLGGAGSGIAYNKEEFINIAENALKISPISEVQIDESIIGWKEYEMEVIRDCKDNCIIVCSIENVDSMGVHTGDSITVAPALTLRDAEYQQMRNASIAVLREIDVSAGGANVQFAVNPKEDGSLVVIEMNPRVSRSSALASKATGYPIAKVATKLAVGYSLDEIRNDCAPTIPAAFEPVVDYIVTKIPRFEFEKFKGTNCELSTSMKSVGEVMSIGRTFNESLQKAFRSLETGLTGLDEVFSEGTDVDHIKSQLAKLLPNRLLVAADAMRHGISIEEINSITGYDLWFLQNIQQIILAEQKIKEAGLPETAYEILELKKMGFSDARLASLSDKPIPIIQVADTGIQMQIPALRAGMTSDRIEQIEAIRKKFGIHPVYKRVDTCAAEFESGTAYMYGCYEGDVINKTECEANVSDRKKVVILGSGPNRIGQGIEFDYACVHAVSAAKEMGYETIMINCNPETVSTDYDTADRLYFAPLTVEDVLEILNKEQENGTLVGVIVQIGGQTPLKLAKVLNERGFNILGTSFDSIDLAEDRMRFKNLALRLDLKQPENSICHSVEEASANAEKVGFPLVVRPSYVLGGQSMSIKHDIESFKEYVLDQTKIFEHGSLLLDRFLVNAVEVDVDAICDGEKVFVAAVMEHIEEAGVHSGDSTCSIPTNTLSDEVVREIELQTERIAFELKVKGLINIQFAIQENDIYILEVNLRASRTVPFISKVVNIPIAKLATQVILGKKLDQEKKSLDHFAVKAAVFPFTRFSEIDTLLGPEMKSTGEVMGIDSSFEAALAKAYMAAGYKLPTEGRALISVKDDDKEYILPVARMLKGLGFEIYATKGTASYLNNNGIAAKAVNKVREGRPHIVDMLKDGKINLVINTSKGVKSVSDSKDIRRAAILQNIAYSTTASGSKALVLAIQYVKSSKLEVKSLQQIQNAVYS, encoded by the coding sequence GTGGTAGCCCATAAGTCTAATAAAAATTCACATATACAGGAAAGATTGGTAACATTACCTAAATTAGAGGTTGTCATTATAATTATGCCAAAACGTACAGATATAGAATCTATATTAGTAATAGGAGCAGGTCCAATAATTATAGGTCAGGCGTGCGAATTTGATTATTCCGGAACTCAGAGTTGCAAGGTATTAAAAAGTGAGGGTTATAGAGTCATTTTGGTTAATTCCAATCCTGCAACTATAATGACGGATCCCGAGTTTTCTGATGCAACATATATTGAACCCATACTGCCTGAAATCATAGAAAAAATCATAATTAAAGAGAAGCCAAATGCAATATTGCCAACGATGGGCGGGCAAACTGCTCTAAACTGTGCAATGAAACTTGCAGATGATGGGATATTGGATACATATAACGTAAAGCTAATTGGCGTAAATAGAGAAGCAATTAAAAAAGCTGAGGATAGGGAACTATTTCGCCAATCTATGGATAAGATAGGGCTAAAATACCCTAAAAGCATCATTATAAAAAATCAAGGACAAATAAAGAAAGCTCTGGATTATATAGGGTTACCTGCAATTATCCGTTCATCGTTTACTCTTGGAGGCGCAGGTAGTGGCATAGCGTACAATAAAGAGGAGTTTATCAACATTGCGGAGAATGCTCTGAAAATTTCGCCAATAAGTGAAGTTCAGATAGATGAATCCATTATCGGTTGGAAAGAATACGAAATGGAAGTTATTCGTGATTGCAAAGATAACTGCATAATAGTCTGTTCAATAGAAAATGTTGATTCCATGGGAGTTCATACAGGTGATAGCATTACTGTTGCTCCTGCTTTAACTCTGCGTGATGCGGAGTATCAACAAATGAGAAATGCATCCATAGCAGTTCTGAGAGAAATTGATGTTAGTGCAGGTGGTGCAAATGTCCAGTTTGCAGTTAATCCCAAAGAAGATGGCAGCCTCGTTGTAATTGAAATGAATCCAAGGGTTTCTCGCTCTTCTGCACTTGCCTCAAAGGCAACAGGTTATCCCATAGCAAAAGTTGCAACTAAGCTTGCTGTTGGCTATTCACTTGACGAAATACGCAACGATTGTGCGCCAACTATACCTGCTGCATTTGAACCAGTAGTTGATTACATTGTCACTAAAATTCCTCGTTTTGAATTCGAAAAATTTAAGGGGACGAATTGTGAGCTATCAACCTCCATGAAATCAGTGGGGGAAGTGATGTCTATAGGCCGCACTTTCAATGAATCACTACAGAAAGCTTTTCGTTCACTTGAAACTGGTCTCACGGGACTTGATGAAGTGTTCTCTGAAGGTACAGATGTTGATCATATAAAATCTCAATTAGCAAAACTGCTACCAAACAGATTGCTGGTTGCTGCTGACGCAATGCGTCACGGAATAAGCATAGAAGAAATAAATTCGATTACAGGGTACGATTTGTGGTTTTTGCAAAATATACAGCAGATCATCTTAGCTGAACAAAAAATCAAAGAAGCTGGTTTGCCTGAAACTGCATACGAAATACTAGAACTAAAGAAAATGGGGTTTTCAGATGCAAGGTTGGCAAGTTTAAGCGATAAACCTATTCCTATCATCCAAGTAGCTGACACTGGGATCCAGATGCAGATTCCAGCGTTACGCGCTGGAATGACATCAGATCGAATAGAGCAAATTGAAGCAATAAGGAAAAAATTTGGCATCCACCCAGTTTATAAACGTGTAGACACGTGTGCAGCTGAGTTTGAATCGGGCACTGCCTATATGTATGGCTGTTATGAAGGAGACGTTATAAATAAGACAGAGTGCGAAGCGAACGTTTCTGACCGAAAAAAGGTTGTCATTTTAGGCAGTGGACCAAACCGTATTGGTCAGGGTATTGAGTTTGATTATGCATGCGTGCATGCAGTTTCCGCTGCCAAAGAAATGGGATATGAAACAATAATGATTAATTGTAATCCCGAGACTGTTTCAACTGATTATGATACTGCTGATCGTTTGTATTTTGCTCCACTAACTGTAGAGGATGTGCTTGAAATACTAAACAAAGAGCAAGAGAATGGTACACTAGTGGGTGTCATAGTTCAAATAGGTGGTCAAACACCTTTAAAGTTAGCCAAAGTACTAAATGAAAGGGGTTTTAACATCCTTGGTACCTCTTTTGACTCTATAGACCTTGCTGAAGATCGTATGAGATTTAAAAACCTTGCTCTGCGGCTTGATTTGAAGCAACCTGAGAACTCTATTTGTCATTCAGTAGAAGAAGCATCAGCCAATGCAGAGAAGGTGGGGTTTCCATTAGTAGTCAGGCCATCCTACGTTCTGGGTGGTCAATCCATGTCGATTAAGCACGATATTGAAAGCTTTAAAGAATATGTACTAGATCAGACTAAGATTTTTGAACATGGGTCGCTACTACTTGATAGATTCTTAGTCAACGCAGTTGAGGTTGACGTTGATGCTATATGCGATGGAGAAAAAGTTTTCGTTGCGGCAGTTATGGAGCATATTGAAGAAGCCGGAGTTCACTCTGGTGATTCAACTTGCTCGATACCGACAAACACGCTGAGTGATGAGGTCGTAAGAGAGATTGAATTGCAAACTGAAAGGATAGCTTTTGAACTGAAGGTGAAAGGCCTGATAAACATTCAATTTGCCATTCAAGAGAATGATATATACATACTAGAAGTGAATTTAAGAGCTAGCCGCACAGTTCCTTTTATTTCCAAGGTAGTCAATATTCCTATCGCAAAGCTTGCCACTCAGGTTATTTTAGGCAAAAAATTAGACCAAGAAAAGAAATCCCTTGATCACTTTGCAGTCAAAGCTGCTGTTTTTCCGTTTACACGTTTTTCGGAAATTGACACTCTACTCGGTCCGGAAATGAAGTCAACTGGAGAGGTAATGGGAATCGACTCATCTTTTGAGGCCGCGCTTGCAAAAGCTTATATGGCTGCAGGATATAAGTTGCCAACAGAAGGCAGGGCTCTGATTTCAGTAAAAGATGATGATAAAGAGTATATACTGCCAGTTGCACGAATGTTGAAGGGGCTGGGTTTTGAAATATACGCTACCAAAGGCACAGCCTCGTATTTGAACAATAATGGCATTGCTGCAAAAGCTGTAAATAAGGTGAGAGAAGGCAGGCCCCACATAGTTGACATGCTTAAAGATGGAAAAATAAATCTAGTGATCAATACCTCAAAAGGTGTCAAATCAGTCTCAGACAGCAAGGACATTAGAAGAGCTGCTATTTTGCAAAATATAGCTTATAGCACCACAGCATCTGGAAGTAAAGCATTAGTACTTGCAATTCAATATGTAAAAAGCAGCAAGCTGGAAGTAAAGTCATTGCAGCAGATACAAAACGCTGTTTATAGTTAA
- a CDS encoding Transposon gamma-delta resolvase: MVTVSLYARVSSGKQAQENTIASQVAALEKQISTDGYKLLSEYKFIDNGYSGSNLVRPDLEKLRDKVTEGKIDRIYIHSPDRLSRKYAYQMVLLEEFEKAGAETVFLNYEINDNPESQLLLQMQGMIAEYERAKIMERSRRGKIYAANKGCVSVMGGAPYGYRYIDKYMGGGQALFEINEEEANVVRKVFLWVGRERTSIGEVCRRLNTMSIITRTGKKCWDRSVIWGMLKNPAYKGQAAFGKTKVGVKLQHIRPQKHSCEQPKDNYSTYSVEKANWIYVKVPNIVDEDVFDIVQEQLAENRKIARTRERGAKHLLQGLIVCKRCRYAYYGSPVRNKRGEKIDHYAYYRCIGRDSYRFGGNKICDNKHIRTDALETAVWEEVKHLLKNPNRVLEEYRRRLSELKKSSWDQKSDLLEKQEKKLKRGIARLIDSYAQEYINQEEFEPRIKAMKQSLKTIEEEKKRIFDQKKLKQELALVVTNLEDFSSNIRSNLDNADWLTKRDIIRTLVKRIEINLEDVNVVFRVKELPNSSGHSGEEKKNLQHCWRGICDVMDTMHILNMI; encoded by the coding sequence ATGGTAACAGTGAGTTTATATGCAAGAGTTTCTTCAGGGAAACAAGCACAAGAAAATACAATAGCAAGTCAAGTTGCAGCTTTAGAGAAGCAAATTAGTACGGATGGGTACAAATTATTAAGTGAGTATAAATTTATTGATAATGGCTACAGTGGATCTAATTTAGTCCGTCCTGATCTAGAAAAATTACGTGATAAAGTAACAGAAGGTAAAATTGATAGGATTTACATTCATTCACCTGATCGCTTATCTAGGAAATATGCATATCAAATGGTATTACTTGAAGAATTTGAGAAAGCAGGAGCAGAAACGGTTTTCTTAAATTATGAGATTAACGATAATCCAGAATCTCAGTTACTGTTACAAATGCAAGGTATGATAGCAGAATATGAACGAGCGAAAATTATGGAACGAAGTCGTCGCGGAAAGATTTACGCAGCTAATAAAGGTTGTGTAAGCGTAATGGGAGGAGCTCCTTATGGTTATCGTTATATAGATAAATATATGGGAGGAGGACAAGCTTTATTTGAAATAAACGAAGAAGAAGCTAATGTTGTTAGGAAAGTATTTTTGTGGGTAGGAAGAGAAAGGACAAGTATTGGGGAAGTGTGTCGTCGGCTAAACACTATGTCTATTATAACACGAACAGGAAAAAAGTGCTGGGATAGAAGTGTGATTTGGGGTATGTTAAAAAATCCTGCTTACAAAGGACAAGCGGCTTTTGGTAAAACAAAAGTAGGTGTAAAGTTACAACATATCAGACCACAGAAACATTCTTGTGAACAACCGAAAGATAATTACTCTACCTATTCTGTTGAAAAAGCAAATTGGATTTATGTTAAAGTGCCAAATATAGTGGACGAAGATGTATTTGATATAGTTCAAGAACAATTAGCTGAGAATAGAAAAATAGCAAGGACAAGAGAAAGAGGAGCAAAACATTTACTACAAGGTTTAATCGTATGTAAGCGTTGTCGTTATGCATATTACGGAAGTCCTGTAAGAAATAAGCGAGGAGAAAAAATTGATCATTATGCTTATTATCGTTGTATTGGTAGAGATTCTTACCGTTTTGGTGGTAATAAAATTTGTGATAATAAACACATTCGTACAGATGCATTAGAAACAGCCGTGTGGGAAGAGGTTAAGCATTTATTGAAAAATCCAAATAGGGTTTTAGAAGAATACAGGCGTAGACTTTCAGAGCTTAAAAAATCATCATGGGATCAAAAAAGCGATTTACTAGAGAAGCAAGAAAAGAAATTAAAACGTGGTATTGCTAGACTTATTGATAGTTATGCTCAAGAATATATTAATCAAGAAGAATTTGAACCACGAATTAAAGCAATGAAACAAAGCTTAAAAACAATTGAAGAGGAGAAGAAAAGGATATTCGATCAAAAGAAATTAAAACAGGAATTAGCTTTGGTTGTAACCAATTTAGAAGACTTTTCTTCCAATATTAGATCAAACCTTGATAACGCAGACTGGCTAACTAAACGTGATATTATCAGAACTTTAGTCAAGAGAATTGAAATTAACCTTGAGGACGTAAATGTGGTATTTCGTGTAAAAGAGCTACCAAACTCTTCTGGACATAGTGGAGAAGAAAAGAAAAATTTGCAACATTGTTGGCGGGGTATATGCGACGTTATGGATACAATGCACATTCTAAATATGATATGA
- a CDS encoding DNA-invertase hin, with protein sequence MKIEENKMLKEVRCAIYTRKSNEDGLEQKFNSLDAQRVACEKYIKSKEGWVALAKKYDDGGFSGKNLERPAIKELFEDVKGGEVDCVVVYTLDRLSRETKDSIEVTPFFRRHRVNFIAVTQIFDNNTPMGKFVQTVLSGAAQLEREMIVERVKNKIATSKEQGLWMGGTLPLGYDVKDKELIINEKEAKLVKHIFERYIELKSMAELARELNSQGYRTKGKSDIFKKATVRRIITNPIYVGKIRHYEKEYEGKHEAIIEEEKWQKAQELIKNQPYRKAKYEKALLKGVIKCKSCDVNMTLTYAKKENKRYRYYVCNNHLRGKGCESINRTIVAGEMEKEVMKRAEHLYEKWGEKAEEWKNLSFGKQKEVVKKLIKGVMVREDGIEVSSESEEKFIPMKKKGNKCTVVEPEGKTNNALLKAVVRAHSWKRQLEEGKYSSVKELSAKINIGTRRIQQILRLNYLAPKIKEDIVNGRQPRDLKLADLREIPILWSEQLKKFYGSAS encoded by the coding sequence ATGAAAATTGAAGAGAATAAAATGCTAAAAGAAGTAAGGTGCGCGATATATACAAGAAAATCAAATGAGGATGGACTAGAACAAAAGTTTAACAGTCTTGATGCGCAAAGGGTAGCATGTGAAAAATATATAAAGAGCAAAGAAGGCTGGGTAGCATTGGCAAAAAAGTACGACGATGGAGGGTTCTCAGGAAAGAATTTAGAAAGACCAGCAATAAAGGAATTATTTGAAGATGTTAAAGGAGGAGAAGTAGATTGTGTAGTAGTATATACGCTAGACAGGTTATCAAGGGAAACAAAAGACAGCATTGAAGTAACGCCATTTTTTAGAAGACATCGAGTAAATTTTATAGCAGTAACGCAGATATTTGACAATAATACGCCAATGGGAAAGTTCGTGCAAACGGTGTTATCAGGGGCAGCACAGTTAGAAAGAGAGATGATAGTAGAGAGAGTAAAAAATAAAATAGCAACATCAAAGGAGCAGGGATTGTGGATGGGGGGAACTTTGCCGCTTGGATATGATGTAAAAGATAAAGAATTAATAATAAATGAGAAAGAAGCAAAGTTGGTAAAACATATATTTGAGAGGTATATAGAGCTGAAGTCAATGGCAGAACTGGCAAGAGAGTTAAATAGCCAAGGATACCGTACGAAAGGAAAATCAGATATCTTTAAAAAGGCAACGGTGAGGAGAATAATAACAAATCCAATATATGTGGGAAAAATCAGACATTATGAGAAAGAGTATGAGGGAAAGCATGAAGCAATAATAGAAGAGGAAAAATGGCAAAAAGCACAGGAATTGATAAAGAATCAACCATATAGAAAAGCAAAATATGAGAAAGCGCTGCTTAAGGGAGTAATTAAGTGCAAGAGCTGTGATGTAAATATGACACTGACATATGCAAAAAAGGAGAATAAAAGGTACAGATACTACGTATGCAATAACCATTTAAGAGGAAAAGGTTGTGAATCGATAAACCGAACAATAGTCGCTGGAGAAATGGAAAAAGAGGTAATGAAGAGAGCAGAACACCTATATGAAAAATGGGGAGAAAAAGCAGAAGAATGGAAAAATTTAAGTTTTGGAAAGCAGAAAGAAGTAGTGAAAAAGTTAATAAAAGGAGTAATGGTGAGAGAGGATGGAATAGAGGTGAGTTCTGAATCAGAGGAAAAATTTATACCAATGAAGAAGAAAGGAAATAAATGTACAGTAGTAGAGCCAGAAGGGAAAACAAATAATGCATTGCTAAAAGCAGTGGTAAGAGCCCATTCCTGGAAACGTCAACTAGAAGAGGGAAAATACTCAAGTGTGAAAGAGCTGAGTGCCAAAATTAATATAGGTACAAGACGTATACAGCAAATTTTGAGGTTGAACTATTTAGCACCAAAGATTAAAGAAGACATAGTAAATGGGAGACAGCCAAGAGATTTGAAATTAGCTGACTTGAGGGAAATACCGATATTATGGAGTGAGCAGTTGAAGAAATTTTACGGCTCAGCGTCGTAA
- a CDS encoding Protein PhlB, with protein MLKLGKFNKSAKELLENSYKNIYERDRTALHYAIDAKTVRLLIEKGANVNAKDVEGYTALHLAVTEKRLETVRELIKSGANVNAEEYGNKCTPLHLACMVGKVEIVKELVEAGAEIEQADKFGMTAMDYAKNSKEITEILKKETDRIEKLFEQQSGKSSMRG; from the coding sequence ATGTTAAAGCTTGGCAAATTTAATAAATCAGCAAAAGAATTATTAGAGAACTCATATAAAAATATTTATGAAAGAGACAGAACAGCTCTGCATTATGCAATAGACGCAAAAACAGTGAGGTTATTAATCGAAAAAGGAGCGAATGTGAATGCTAAAGATGTAGAAGGATACACAGCACTGCACCTAGCGGTAACGGAAAAACGCCTAGAAACCGTGAGAGAGTTGATAAAGTCAGGAGCAAATGTAAATGCTGAAGAGTATGGCAATAAATGCACTCCATTGCACCTTGCATGTATGGTGGGGAAAGTGGAGATAGTAAAAGAGTTAGTGGAAGCAGGAGCAGAAATAGAGCAAGCAGATAAATTTGGAATGACAGCAATGGATTATGCGAAAAATAGCAAAGAGATAACCGAGATATTGAAGAAAGAAACGGACAGAATTGAAAAGTTATTTGAACAGCAAAGTGGGAAATCTTCTATGAGAGGCTGA
- a CDS encoding Protein PhlB, producing MSFSKSKFFKEVSSNGFKDINKRNEEGETILHQAVEISDYKTVRFLVKKGAEVNARDKNGYTPLHCAVSAKSLENVKVLLRSGAEVNATQYVSGCTPLHSACKIGGVEIIKELVKAGAEVNQLNKYGATPMYYIWESEKYRLCDSKESERASKFLREKGGITKSRELTCYGIERLVGEIADMLNGSYMPELKIIEIEEIRKRDKSLIKEECKNLASKIMSQVNEMIDEVAKRKV from the coding sequence ATGAGTTTTAGCAAGAGTAAGTTTTTTAAAGAAGTATCAAGTAACGGATTTAAAGACATTAATAAAAGAAATGAAGAAGGAGAGACGATATTACACCAAGCAGTAGAAATCTCTGATTACAAAACAGTGAGGTTCTTAGTAAAGAAAGGAGCAGAGGTAAATGCAAGAGATAAAAATGGTTATACGCCACTACACTGTGCAGTATCTGCGAAAAGCTTAGAAAATGTAAAAGTGCTGCTAAGGTCGGGAGCAGAAGTAAATGCCACTCAATATGTCAGTGGATGTACGCCACTCCACTCTGCGTGCAAAATAGGAGGAGTTGAAATAATAAAAGAGCTAGTAAAAGCGGGAGCTGAAGTTAATCAACTGAATAAGTACGGTGCAACACCAATGTATTACATCTGGGAAAGTGAAAAGTATCGTCTATGTGATAGCAAAGAAAGTGAAAGGGCGAGTAAATTTCTGAGAGAAAAAGGAGGAATAACAAAAAGTAGAGAACTGACCTGCTATGGAATAGAGAGGCTAGTAGGAGAAATAGCAGACATGTTGAATGGAAGCTACATGCCGGAGCTAAAAATAATAGAGATAGAAGAAATAAGGAAGAGAGACAAATCACTGATAAAGGAAGAATGTAAAAATTTAGCAAGCAAAATAATGAGCCAAGTGAACGAAATGATAGATGAGGTAGCGAAAAGGAAGGTTTAA